The genomic region GCTCCTTCGGCGCCTCACGCCCTTGGAATCCAAGAGGTGGGGACTCTCCCGAGCGGGTTCGGCGGTCGCGCCAAGGGTACCAGCGCGGGCCCCCGCAGTGACCGGGCAGGTGATCGATCGCACTCCCCCGGACGGCCCATGACCAGCCCGTACGGCGGCGTTCGGCTGGCCGTTGTCCGCTTGGTGCCTTTTGGTGTGAATCGAAAGTAGTAGCACCAGGAGGAAAGCGTGCAGACCGACATCGACCCCCGAGACCTGATCGGGCACAAGGCCGTCGACCGGAACGGCGACAAGATCGGCACGGTGGACGAGGTCTACCTCGACGACGCGACGGGCGAGCCCGAATGGGCGGCCGTGCGCACCGGGATCTTCGGCCGGGACGCCTTCGTCCCACTGACCACGAGCGAGTTCTCCGGCGAGGAACTGCGCGTGCCCTACGACAAGTCGCTGATCAAGGAGTCGCCGGACTTCGGGGTCGGTCAGCACCTCTCGCCCGCCCAGGAGCTGCAGTTGTACCGGTACTACGGTCTGGACTCGCCCGGCGCCGACCGACCGACCGCCGCGAACAACACGCCCGCCACCTCGAACACCGCGCGGGACATGGACTTCGGCGTCGCCGCCGGCGCCGCGACCACCACCGCGAACCGGCCGACGGCCGCGACCACCACCCACGCGGCCACCCCCACCCAGACCACCACCACGCCGATGGCGACCACCATCGGCCTGGACAAGCCGGTCGAGCGGGAACCCCAGCCGGTGCCCACCCCGACGCCGACCCCCGACCCGGTGCACGCGGCCGCGGCCAAGCCGGCCGCCGCCGAGGGCACCGCCACCATGCCGCCGCCCGACCCGATCGAGCTGACCCTGCGCGAGGAGCGGCTGGAGATCACCAACGAGTGGCATGTGCTGGGCACCGCCCGGATGCACAAGTACGTGGTGACCGAGCCGGTGGAGCGCCGGGTCGAGGTGGTGCGCGAGCGGGTCCGGGTGGAGCGGGTCGCGGTCGGCGAGGCGGAGCGGTCCTCGCTCTCGGCGCAGGAGATCGCCGAGGCGGTGGAGGAGGTGACGCTGCACGAGGAACGGCCGACCGTGCGCAAGTTCACCGCGCCGCTGGAGCGGGTGCGACTGGTGGTGGAGCGGTACACCGAGGAGAAGGTGATCAAGGACGAGCTGCGTCGTGAGCAGGTGGAGATCCACGACAGCACCACGCCCGCGGATGACCCCGGCAGCACCCACGCCCAGCCCCAGCCCCATACCCAGGCCCAGGCCCAGGCCCAGGCCCATGCCCATGCCCATGCCCAGGCTCCGACTCAGTCCCAGGCTCAGTCGCAGACTCAGGCCGCCAAGACCACGGGCTGAGCAGCGCCGTTCCGGCCCGGACCCCGCAGGCGCGGGTTCCGGGCCGACGTCCTGCCCAAAGCTTCAGCGATAGATATTTGACAAACTGAAGCACTTCTCGGCATGGTTACTTCAGCACATTGACTATCGCTGGCTTGAAGCAGCCTGACAGGCCGCCAGAGCCCGTCCCTGAAGGAGCCATCCGTGAGTGAGGCAGCCAAGCCCGCCGCCACGGCCGTGAACCCGAGCAGTGCCCGGGTGCTGCCCGCCCTCGTGCTGGCGATGCTGGCCTACAGCGTGATCCAGACCGCCGTGGTGCCGATCCTGCCGTCGCTGGCCAAGGAGCTGCACGTCTCGGGCTCCAACATCACCTGGCTGATGACGGCCAACCTGCTCTCGGCCGCCGTGCTCACCCCGCTGCTCGGCCGCTTCGGCGACCTGCGCGGCCGCAAGCCGATGCTGCTGATCTCGCTGTCCGGCCTGGTGCTGGGCTCCGGGCTGGCCGTGGCCACCCACTCCTTCGGCCTGCTGGTGCTGGCCCGAGTGCTGCAGGGCGCCGGCGGTGGCGTGCTGCCGCTGGCGATCAGCATCGTCCGCGACGAGCTGCCCCGGCACAAGGTGACCGGCGGCGTCGCCGCGATCAGCGCCTCGATGGGCGTCGGCAGCGGTCTCGGCCTGGTCGCCACCGGTCTGCTGCTGGAGCACTGGGACTACAAGTCGATCTTCTGGATGGGCCTGATCTTCGGCCTGATCGCCGTCGCCCTGGTCATCTGGCGGGTCCCGCAGGACCCGGTGGTCGACAAGGCCGGCGGCGCCGACCCGCTGGGCGCGCTCACCCTGGCCGGCTGGCTCTCCGCCCTGCTGATCGCGGTCAGCCGCGGAAACGAGTGGGGC from Kitasatospora azatica KCTC 9699 harbors:
- a CDS encoding PRC and DUF2382 domain-containing protein, whose amino-acid sequence is MQTDIDPRDLIGHKAVDRNGDKIGTVDEVYLDDATGEPEWAAVRTGIFGRDAFVPLTTSEFSGEELRVPYDKSLIKESPDFGVGQHLSPAQELQLYRYYGLDSPGADRPTAANNTPATSNTARDMDFGVAAGAATTTANRPTAATTTHAATPTQTTTTPMATTIGLDKPVEREPQPVPTPTPTPDPVHAAAAKPAAAEGTATMPPPDPIELTLREERLEITNEWHVLGTARMHKYVVTEPVERRVEVVRERVRVERVAVGEAERSSLSAQEIAEAVEEVTLHEERPTVRKFTAPLERVRLVVERYTEEKVIKDELRREQVEIHDSTTPADDPGSTHAQPQPHTQAQAQAQAHAHAHAQAPTQSQAQSQTQAAKTTG